A portion of the Saimiri boliviensis isolate mSaiBol1 chromosome 1, mSaiBol1.pri, whole genome shotgun sequence genome contains these proteins:
- the LOC141585418 gene encoding uncharacterized protein LOC141585418 — MTFRLAPNTQLRPPSPVQIATLFPQWFGGNSGARERGRRTWPRAGKPGPGTSVPAPSAGPRGFLGLRRPPDPGRPRSGSQSGASRKLHSPGGPPLASAAQVPAEDTITLPRERNAPGPLGAPEAPAPRGTSASEDPSRLGPRAVLTAPSAFRSPQGLGLAPQRASACCIARDPYPSEVKAREEITFRPTVEGSAGPHDPTSLKPRGVRAHSATTPGRGAPPQQLGSSDSLDPRGKAQIRLLAVLAPSVLPSKIGARHG; from the exons ATGACGTTCCGCCTGGCGCCGAACACCCAACTCCGGCCCCCGTCTCCAGTACAAATCGCTACTCTCTTCCCGCAGTGGTTCGGCGGGAACTCC GGGGCGCGCGAGCGCGGGCGGCGCACCTGGCCCAGGGCGGGGAAGCCCGGCCCCGGAACCAGCGTCCCCGCTCCCTCGGCCGGGCCGCGCGGCTTCCTCGGGCTGCGTCGACCTCCTGACCCTGGCCGACCTCGGTCCGGGAGCCAAAGCGGTGCCTCGCGGAAACTCCACAGCCCGGGAGGTCCCCCGTTAGCTTCCGCAGCCCAGGTTCCGGCCGAGGACACAATCACGTTGCCACGGGAACGGAACGCTCCTGGGCCGCTGGGAGCGCCTGAAGCCCCGGCGCCAAGGGGCACTTCCGCTTCGGAGGATCCCAGTCGGCTCGGCCCTCGCGCAGTTCTTACCGCCCCCTCCGCCTTCCGGTCCCCGCAAGGCCTCGGGCTCGCCCCACAACGGGCGTCGGCGTGTTGTATCGCACGAGACCCTTACCCCTCCGAGGTGAAGGCGCGAGAGGAGATAACATTCCGTCCAACAGTGGAAGGGAGCGCCGGGCCCCACGACCCTACCAGTTTAAAGCCGCGAGGGGTGCGGGCTCATTCGGCGACGACCCCCGGCCGCGGTGCACCCCCACAGCAACTCGGGAGCTCTGATTCTCTGGACCCCAGAGGAAAGGCCCAGATACGGCTGTTGGCTGTGCTGGCACCGAGTGTGTTACCCAGTAAGATTGGAGCTAGGCATGGTTAG